From the Arthrobacter sp. PM3 genome, one window contains:
- a CDS encoding DUF4190 domain-containing protein has protein sequence MTEQPKHGQDEQGPGAQGPGTHGTGAEAPGAEAPGAEAPGAQGAGEQGPGVTPEGYQPTLRLPDHEPAVPSQPDSSHPTTPLPDLTQQHSAGVQPGQETSGQEVKGQPTPDQGQYSSPYPPVYGAAGQAYNAPGQAPYGQQVQGYGQPSPYAQPYSYNAYGQPTYSTMPAAPKALSIASMCCGIAAWLGFGFFLLPQLAAVILGHLALRREPAGKGMAIAGLVLGYAAIAVTILVMVIFGLVIGTASNRGYGV, from the coding sequence ATGACTGAACAGCCAAAACACGGTCAGGACGAACAGGGTCCAGGCGCGCAGGGTCCGGGCACGCACGGGACCGGCGCAGAGGCTCCCGGCGCAGAGGCTCCCGGCGCAGAGGCTCCCGGCGCGCAGGGGGCCGGTGAGCAGGGTCCGGGCGTCACCCCCGAGGGTTACCAGCCGACCCTGCGCCTTCCGGACCACGAACCGGCCGTTCCGTCCCAGCCGGACTCCTCGCATCCGACCACACCGCTGCCGGACTTGACGCAGCAGCACTCCGCCGGCGTGCAGCCCGGGCAGGAGACCTCCGGGCAGGAGGTCAAAGGGCAGCCGACACCGGACCAGGGCCAGTACTCCAGCCCCTACCCGCCGGTCTACGGCGCCGCCGGGCAGGCCTACAACGCTCCGGGCCAGGCTCCGTACGGCCAGCAGGTCCAGGGCTACGGCCAGCCCTCGCCGTACGCGCAGCCCTACAGCTACAACGCCTACGGCCAGCCCACGTACTCCACCATGCCGGCGGCGCCAAAGGCGCTGAGCATCGCGAGCATGTGCTGCGGCATCGCCGCATGGCTGGGATTCGGGTTCTTCCTGCTGCCCCAATTAGCTGCGGTCATTCTGGGGCACCTGGCCCTGCGGCGCGAACCTGCGGGAAAGGGTATGGCGATAGCCGGGCTCGTCCTGGGGTACGCGGCCATCGCCGTGACCATCCTGGTGATGGTCATCTTCGGGCTGGTCATCGGGACCGCCAGCAACCGCGGGTACGGGGTCTGA
- a CDS encoding phosphotransferase produces the protein MSPARRVPVDSRVYTPAPGEESDVEPMPAGDVTDGVVRVGGTVRRPHQPQSLAVAEYLDWLEDAGFEGSPRFLGRDPRGRDVLTFVPGQCAGSPPEAWAQSGDLLASVARLVRRLHTASAGFVPRAHPFPPRPFPRSPVRPNPTDAAGLICHLDITPQNVVVRDGRATGVVDFDLAGPATAFHDSLNTAMHWVPLRDPADAWPGWEDQDPFRRLRIFADAYGWTEEERRRVPGAGIDAAALSYERMRHNAATLGGGWARMWDDGVGGLIRRRQDWLAANAGPLVTALTT, from the coding sequence ATGAGCCCCGCACGTCGCGTCCCGGTCGATTCGCGCGTCTACACCCCCGCCCCCGGCGAGGAGTCCGACGTCGAACCGATGCCCGCGGGCGACGTCACCGACGGTGTGGTGCGGGTCGGCGGAACCGTCCGCCGCCCGCACCAGCCGCAATCCCTCGCCGTCGCGGAGTACCTGGACTGGCTCGAAGACGCCGGATTTGAAGGGTCCCCGCGGTTCCTGGGACGGGACCCCCGCGGCCGGGACGTCCTGACCTTCGTGCCGGGCCAGTGCGCCGGATCCCCGCCCGAAGCCTGGGCACAGTCCGGGGACCTTCTGGCATCCGTGGCGCGCCTGGTGCGGCGGCTGCACACGGCATCGGCGGGCTTCGTGCCGCGGGCCCACCCGTTTCCGCCCCGTCCGTTTCCGCGCAGTCCTGTCCGGCCGAACCCGACGGACGCTGCCGGGCTCATCTGCCATCTGGACATCACACCGCAAAACGTGGTGGTCCGGGACGGCCGGGCGACCGGCGTGGTGGATTTCGACCTCGCCGGTCCTGCCACGGCCTTCCACGATTCGCTCAATACCGCCATGCACTGGGTGCCGCTGCGTGATCCGGCCGACGCGTGGCCGGGCTGGGAGGACCAGGACCCATTCCGCCGGCTCCGCATTTTCGCGGACGCCTACGGCTGGACGGAGGAGGAACGACGCCGGGTGCCCGGCGCCGGGATCGACGCCGCGGCGCTGAGCTACGAGCGGATGCGGCACAACGCCGCGACGCTGGGCGGCGGATGGGCCCGGATGTGGGACGACGGCGTCGGCGGCCTGATCCGGCGCAGGCAGGACTGGCTCGCGGCCAACGCCGGGCCGCTGGTCACTGCCCTGACTACCTGA
- a CDS encoding peptide MFS transporter, whose translation MSTTHLDTRPATTPDDTSFFGHPKMLASLFSVEMWERFSFYGMQGILLYYMYFSVEKGGLGIDQGLAAGLVGAYGGGVYLSTILGAWLADRLFGSERVLFGAAIMIMAGHIALALVPGVPGLIAGLVLVGVGSGGLKANATALVGTLYGEKDERRDAGFSIFYMGINAGALIGPLVTGWLQESQGFHWGFGAAAVGMAVGLTVYAMGRKKLPAQSQRVAHPLPDAQRKRYGLIFGAIAAAVAVLLITGTINAENLATSMAYAAIGASVIYFALIFSSKKVTATERGRVTAFIPLYIASAAFWALFQQQFTFIAVYSEEKLDRNFLGWEMPAAWVQSINPVFIIIFAGVMAGLWTRLGRRQPGSALKFAIGLFVMGLAFLAFIPLSGDGKTPLLALAGILLLFTLAELFLSPIGLSVTTKLAPKAFRTQMVALFFLSVSLGTTLAGILSGLYNPDDELPYFIGVGGTAILLAVGMAAASPAIKKLMGGVR comes from the coding sequence ATGAGCACAACTCATTTAGATACCCGTCCCGCTACAACGCCGGACGATACCTCGTTTTTTGGCCACCCAAAGATGCTGGCCAGCCTCTTCTCCGTAGAGATGTGGGAGCGCTTCTCCTTCTACGGCATGCAGGGAATCCTGCTCTACTACATGTACTTCTCGGTGGAGAAGGGCGGCCTCGGGATTGACCAGGGCCTGGCCGCCGGACTCGTCGGCGCCTACGGCGGCGGCGTGTACCTCTCCACGATCCTCGGCGCGTGGCTCGCGGACCGGCTGTTCGGGTCCGAGCGCGTGCTGTTCGGCGCGGCCATCATGATCATGGCCGGCCACATCGCGCTGGCACTCGTCCCCGGTGTTCCCGGCCTGATCGCCGGCCTGGTCCTGGTGGGCGTCGGGTCCGGCGGGCTGAAGGCGAACGCCACGGCCCTCGTGGGCACCCTGTACGGCGAGAAGGACGAGCGCCGCGACGCCGGGTTCTCCATCTTCTACATGGGCATCAACGCCGGCGCACTGATCGGCCCCCTCGTGACCGGCTGGCTGCAGGAAAGCCAGGGCTTCCACTGGGGCTTCGGTGCTGCCGCCGTCGGGATGGCCGTGGGCCTGACCGTCTACGCCATGGGCCGCAAGAAGCTTCCCGCCCAGAGCCAGCGGGTCGCGCACCCGCTCCCGGACGCGCAGCGCAAGAGGTACGGCCTGATCTTCGGCGCCATCGCCGCGGCCGTCGCGGTCCTGCTCATCACCGGCACCATCAACGCCGAGAACCTGGCCACGTCCATGGCCTACGCCGCGATCGGCGCCTCCGTGATCTACTTCGCCCTGATCTTCAGCAGCAAGAAGGTCACCGCCACCGAACGGGGACGGGTGACGGCGTTCATCCCGCTGTACATTGCCTCGGCCGCGTTCTGGGCCCTGTTCCAGCAGCAGTTCACCTTCATCGCCGTGTACTCGGAAGAAAAGCTGGACCGGAACTTCCTGGGCTGGGAAATGCCCGCCGCGTGGGTCCAGTCGATCAACCCGGTGTTCATCATCATCTTCGCCGGCGTCATGGCGGGACTGTGGACCCGGCTGGGCCGCCGGCAGCCGGGCTCGGCGCTGAAGTTCGCGATCGGCCTGTTCGTGATGGGCCTGGCGTTCCTGGCCTTCATTCCGCTGTCCGGCGACGGCAAGACCCCGCTGCTGGCACTGGCGGGAATCCTGCTGCTGTTCACCCTGGCAGAACTCTTCCTGTCCCCCATCGGCCTGTCCGTGACCACCAAGCTCGCGCCGAAGGCGTTCCGCACCCAGATGGTCGCGCTGTTCTTCCTCTCCGTGTCGCTGGGCACCACGCTGGCCGGCATCCTGTCCGGGCTGTACAACCCGGACGACGAGCTGCCGTACTTCATCGGCGTGGGCGGCACCGCCATCCTGCTGGCCGTCGGCATGGCAGCGGCCTCGCCGGCCATCAAGAAGCTCATGGGCGGCGTACGCTGA
- a CDS encoding alcohol dehydrogenase catalytic domain-containing protein, which produces MKITGAVLEEIGRPRPFAESRPLSISELDLGAPGPTEILVRLEAAGICHSDLSVVDGNRVRPVPMLLGHEAAGRVVGAGADVTDLQPGQRVVMSFLPRCEQCANCAEDGRLPCTAGSKSNNDGTLLRGARRLSRGGETVHHHLGVSGFATHAVVDRASAVPVDDDIPADIAAVLGCAVLTGGGAVLNAARPRTEDSIMIVGLGGVGMAALITAVSQGISRIVAVDTLEQKLEHARRLGAHETYTPQQVLEGGTKARFVIECAGNPRAFETAFAATSPGGTTVTAGLPSPDARAQLAPLTVTAEARTVVGSYLGSAVPSRDIPKYAQLWRDGKLPVEELISDRIALADINRAMDQLADGQAIRQIIMFDAD; this is translated from the coding sequence ATGAAGATCACCGGTGCAGTCCTGGAGGAAATCGGTCGTCCACGCCCGTTCGCGGAGTCCAGGCCGCTCAGCATCTCCGAACTGGACCTGGGCGCTCCCGGCCCCACCGAGATCCTGGTCCGGCTGGAGGCGGCCGGGATCTGCCACTCGGACCTGAGCGTCGTGGACGGCAACCGGGTGCGCCCTGTTCCCATGCTCCTGGGCCACGAGGCCGCCGGCCGCGTCGTCGGCGCCGGGGCCGACGTCACAGACCTGCAGCCCGGCCAGCGCGTGGTGATGTCGTTCCTGCCGCGCTGCGAGCAGTGCGCCAACTGCGCCGAGGACGGCCGGCTCCCCTGCACGGCCGGCTCCAAGAGCAACAACGACGGAACCCTCCTCCGGGGCGCCCGGCGCTTGAGCCGCGGCGGCGAGACCGTCCATCACCACCTTGGCGTCTCGGGATTCGCCACCCACGCCGTCGTGGACCGCGCTTCGGCCGTGCCGGTCGACGACGACATCCCCGCGGACATCGCCGCGGTCCTGGGCTGCGCGGTGCTGACCGGCGGCGGAGCCGTACTCAACGCGGCCCGTCCCCGGACGGAGGACAGCATCATGATCGTCGGCCTCGGCGGCGTGGGCATGGCGGCACTCATCACTGCGGTCTCCCAGGGAATCTCGCGGATCGTCGCCGTCGACACGCTTGAGCAGAAACTCGAGCACGCCCGCCGCCTCGGCGCCCACGAGACCTACACGCCGCAGCAGGTCCTCGAGGGCGGGACCAAAGCCAGGTTCGTGATCGAGTGCGCCGGCAACCCGCGCGCCTTTGAAACCGCGTTCGCCGCCACCTCTCCCGGCGGCACCACCGTCACCGCCGGGCTGCCCTCCCCGGATGCCCGCGCCCAGCTGGCGCCGCTGACCGTCACCGCCGAGGCCCGCACGGTCGTGGGCAGCTACCTCGGCTCCGCCGTCCCGTCGCGGGACATCCCGAAGTACGCGCAGCTGTGGCGCGACGGGAAGCTGCCGGTCGAGGAGCTGATCTCGGACCGCATCGCCCTTGCCGATATCAACCGGGCAATGGACCAGCTTGCCGACGGGCAGGCCATCCGGCAGATCATCATGTTCGACGCCGATTAG
- a CDS encoding sialate O-acetylesterase → MAGWGKLCRPLDSVWPGAQEVSCPVASSVLRPPRRSLFRPFLLALAVLALLLTGVVPGHTAPGVTTLHVFLAAGQSNMSGRGLPLDGAVDVADPRIFQYGAKVRTFRPATVPLDMHDSPSGLSPATTMAREYLKTQPADVGVLIIPAAHGDTGFTSAAQTLTWSVGAASAPEFDLPALAVKQTLAGIAAARAAGYTVELKGILWHQGEKNSLTSAAVYSAGLDEAIAYFRRQLSAPKLPFVVGRMTPEGIAARPGRPNVDKVHYQTPGRVAYTGFAPSLACALNPNDTTHFARAGVEYLGRSYLAGYRQALANTKATSGPTPALTVPDCSGRAMPTDPKRFLDTRIRPGRVAAGGSVTFRVAGARGLPADISAVALNLTVTSAKSFGFITAYAAGTDKPGTSNLNYVAGQTVSNLAVVPVGADGRVTLSNTSSGTVHLIADVSAYFQSGTAAAPGTLDAVAPKRLLDTRSSSGSVAGGRSVTFQVGGTSGIPVDASAVVLNVTSAAATSFGFLTAYAAGTAKPNASSVNYTAGQTVPNLVVVPLGRGGKVTVANTSPGSTEVIADVAGYFLSGKPAQTGALGALAPTRFLDTRSSPGSVAAGASATFHVRGVKGIPTNVSAVVVNLTVTEPRSHGFLTAFASGSATPNASNLSYSRGQTLANLAVVPVGPDGNVKITNTSGGSVQIVADVAGYFRG, encoded by the coding sequence ATGGCTGGTTGGGGAAAGCTTTGTCGTCCCCTGGACTCGGTGTGGCCCGGGGCGCAGGAAGTGTCCTGCCCGGTTGCCTCCTCTGTCCTGCGGCCTCCCCGCCGGTCCCTGTTTCGGCCGTTTCTGCTCGCCCTGGCGGTGCTGGCCCTCCTCCTCACGGGCGTCGTACCCGGCCACACCGCGCCGGGCGTGACCACCCTGCACGTGTTCCTCGCGGCGGGGCAGTCCAATATGTCCGGGCGGGGCCTTCCGCTGGACGGTGCGGTCGACGTCGCGGACCCGCGCATCTTCCAGTACGGAGCCAAGGTGCGCACGTTCCGGCCCGCCACGGTTCCGTTGGACATGCACGACAGTCCCAGCGGGCTGTCCCCCGCCACCACCATGGCGCGCGAGTACCTGAAAACCCAGCCCGCCGACGTCGGCGTCCTGATCATTCCGGCGGCGCACGGTGACACCGGGTTCACCTCGGCGGCGCAGACCCTGACGTGGTCGGTCGGCGCGGCATCCGCCCCCGAGTTCGACCTCCCGGCCCTCGCCGTCAAGCAGACCCTGGCGGGCATTGCCGCGGCGCGGGCGGCCGGCTACACGGTGGAGCTCAAGGGGATCCTCTGGCATCAGGGCGAAAAGAACTCGCTGACCTCCGCGGCGGTTTACAGTGCGGGGCTGGACGAAGCCATCGCCTATTTCCGCCGGCAGCTGTCCGCGCCCAAACTGCCCTTCGTGGTGGGGCGCATGACGCCCGAGGGCATCGCCGCACGGCCGGGCAGGCCCAACGTGGACAAGGTCCACTACCAGACCCCGGGCCGTGTCGCCTACACCGGCTTTGCGCCCTCGCTGGCCTGCGCGCTGAACCCGAACGACACGACCCACTTCGCCCGCGCCGGCGTCGAATACCTGGGCCGGTCCTACCTGGCCGGTTACCGGCAGGCGCTGGCCAACACAAAGGCGACGTCCGGCCCCACCCCTGCCCTCACCGTGCCGGACTGCTCCGGCCGGGCGATGCCCACGGACCCGAAGCGGTTCCTGGACACCCGGATCCGGCCGGGCCGCGTCGCTGCCGGTGGCTCGGTGACTTTCCGGGTGGCCGGCGCGAGGGGCCTTCCGGCCGACATATCCGCCGTCGCACTGAACCTGACAGTGACGTCGGCGAAGTCGTTCGGGTTCATCACCGCCTATGCCGCCGGAACGGACAAGCCCGGAACCTCGAACCTGAACTATGTCGCCGGGCAGACCGTTTCCAACCTGGCCGTGGTGCCGGTCGGCGCGGACGGCAGGGTGACGCTCAGCAACACCTCCTCGGGCACGGTGCACCTGATCGCCGACGTGTCCGCCTATTTCCAGTCCGGCACGGCGGCGGCGCCGGGGACGCTCGACGCCGTGGCGCCCAAGCGGCTGCTGGACACGCGGTCCTCCTCAGGATCCGTGGCCGGCGGCAGATCGGTGACGTTCCAGGTCGGTGGCACCTCGGGAATCCCCGTCGATGCCTCGGCAGTCGTCCTGAACGTCACGTCGGCAGCGGCGACGTCATTCGGGTTCCTGACTGCCTATGCTGCGGGCACCGCCAAACCGAACGCCTCCAGCGTGAACTACACGGCCGGGCAGACGGTGCCCAACCTCGTCGTGGTCCCGCTCGGGAGGGGCGGCAAGGTGACGGTGGCCAACACATCGCCCGGGTCCACGGAGGTCATCGCCGATGTCGCCGGGTATTTCCTGTCTGGCAAACCTGCCCAGACGGGGGCGCTGGGTGCGCTGGCACCTACGCGGTTCCTGGACACTCGGAGCTCGCCCGGCTCCGTCGCGGCCGGGGCCTCGGCAACCTTCCACGTGCGCGGCGTCAAAGGGATCCCGACCAACGTGTCCGCCGTGGTGGTCAACCTGACGGTCACCGAGCCACGGTCCCACGGGTTCCTGACGGCATTTGCCTCCGGTTCAGCCACCCCGAACGCCTCCAACCTGTCGTACTCCCGGGGGCAGACGCTTGCGAACCTGGCCGTGGTCCCGGTCGGGCCGGACGGCAACGTCAAAATCACGAACACCTCGGGCGGGTCCGTGCAGATCGTCGCCGACGTCGCCGGCTATTTCCGCGGGTAG
- a CDS encoding IS3 family transposase — VSWRVLLEDAGAVQSMSRKGNCYDNAVMENFFGHLKEELFHHARFPSTDALAAALNEYIRWYNTERISTKLKGLSPVQYRAQTLAA; from the coding sequence GTGTCCTGGCGTGTTCTGCTCGAGGACGCCGGCGCGGTCCAATCGATGTCCCGCAAAGGCAACTGCTACGACAACGCGGTCATGGAGAACTTCTTCGGCCACCTCAAGGAAGAACTCTTCCACCATGCCCGGTTCCCCAGCACCGACGCCCTGGCAGCGGCCCTGAACGAGTACATCCGCTGGTACAACACCGAAAGAATCTCAACAAAACTCAAAGGCCTGAGCCCGGTCCAATACCGCGCCCAGACCCTCGCAGCTTAG
- a CDS encoding amidase → MADIHELSAVQLRDALRSGELSARQATDHFLDRVEAGNPHLGAFITVTAEQARRDAVAADRLRTLAGRSGDALAALHGIPVAFKDLTDVAGVVTTHGSAALEQKAALADGALAAALKAAGVISLGKTQVPEFGLTAYSENRIAPPSRNPYALSRSSGGSSGGSAAAVAAGLVPFAPGSDGGGSVRIPAAACGLVGLKPGRGLVPAGESSGDPAQLVVAGPLARTAADAALLLGALVPGAPGASYLEVTAHEPRKLRIGVSLDSPWQTAFPFAPDPEALDALADGVARLEAAGHEMSEAAIRYDNRYPDAFTTAWTAGVGSARIAPQREALLTPLTRTFRRRAQQRSAAKLDESLRFLRQFQHDTTAQYAQWDLILTPALAQTPRPVGWFTAASHGDGYWPAAEWEGDADRDYRKQCEFAPWSSMVNVCGLPAISIPVHWTGGTAGSGLPMGIQLIGPAGSEGLLLQVAAQLGF, encoded by the coding sequence TTGGCTGACATCCACGAGCTTTCCGCCGTCCAGCTCCGCGACGCACTCCGGTCCGGGGAACTCTCCGCCCGGCAGGCAACCGATCATTTCCTGGACCGTGTCGAGGCCGGCAACCCGCACCTCGGGGCCTTCATCACCGTCACGGCGGAGCAGGCACGGAGAGATGCGGTGGCGGCCGACCGGCTTCGCACCCTCGCGGGCCGCAGCGGGGACGCGTTGGCCGCGCTGCACGGCATCCCGGTCGCGTTCAAGGACCTGACGGACGTGGCCGGCGTCGTCACGACGCATGGGAGTGCCGCCCTGGAACAAAAGGCGGCGCTGGCGGACGGCGCACTCGCTGCGGCGCTCAAGGCCGCAGGGGTGATATCGCTGGGAAAGACCCAGGTCCCGGAGTTCGGCCTGACTGCCTACAGCGAGAACCGGATTGCCCCGCCGTCGCGCAATCCGTATGCCCTGAGCCGCAGTTCGGGCGGGTCCTCCGGCGGCAGCGCTGCGGCGGTGGCCGCGGGGCTGGTTCCGTTCGCGCCCGGATCCGACGGCGGCGGCTCGGTGCGCATTCCGGCCGCGGCCTGCGGACTCGTCGGGCTGAAACCCGGCCGGGGCCTCGTGCCGGCCGGGGAGAGCTCCGGCGATCCGGCGCAGCTCGTGGTCGCCGGACCGCTCGCCCGGACCGCCGCCGATGCCGCCCTGCTGCTGGGCGCCTTGGTGCCCGGTGCGCCCGGAGCCAGCTACCTCGAGGTGACCGCCCACGAACCGCGCAAGCTGCGGATCGGCGTCAGCCTGGACAGCCCGTGGCAGACCGCTTTCCCGTTCGCCCCGGACCCGGAAGCGCTGGACGCGCTGGCCGACGGCGTCGCACGGCTCGAGGCCGCGGGCCACGAAATGTCGGAAGCTGCGATCCGCTATGACAACCGCTACCCGGACGCGTTCACCACGGCTTGGACGGCCGGCGTCGGGAGCGCCCGGATCGCACCCCAACGCGAGGCACTCCTGACCCCGCTGACCAGGACGTTCCGCCGGCGCGCCCAGCAGCGCAGTGCGGCCAAGCTCGACGAGTCCCTGCGGTTCCTGCGGCAGTTCCAGCACGACACGACCGCCCAGTACGCGCAGTGGGACCTCATTCTGACGCCCGCCCTGGCCCAGACACCCCGCCCGGTCGGCTGGTTCACGGCGGCGTCCCACGGCGACGGCTACTGGCCCGCAGCCGAATGGGAGGGCGACGCCGACCGCGACTACCGCAAACAATGCGAGTTCGCGCCGTGGTCCTCCATGGTGAACGTCTGTGGCCTGCCGGCAATCAGCATCCCGGTGCACTGGACCGGCGGCACCGCGGGCTCGGGGCTGCCGATGGGCATTCAGCTGATCGGGCCGGCGGGCTCCGAGGGATTGTTGCTGCAGGTGGCCGCTCAACTCGGGTTCTAA
- a CDS encoding rhodanese-like domain-containing protein has protein sequence MSDFHSVSVSGIPDGAKILDVRDDYEWVAGHAEGALHIPLDQLPARIEELDPDEDTYVICRTGGRSYRATQWLVGMGYSALNVAGGMDQWVETGLPLVSDNGLKPVIL, from the coding sequence GTGAGCGATTTCCATAGCGTCAGCGTGTCCGGCATCCCCGACGGTGCCAAGATCCTGGATGTCCGCGACGACTATGAATGGGTTGCGGGCCACGCCGAAGGCGCATTGCACATTCCGCTGGACCAGTTGCCGGCCCGGATCGAGGAACTCGACCCGGACGAGGACACCTATGTCATCTGCCGCACCGGCGGCCGTTCGTACCGGGCCACCCAGTGGCTCGTGGGCATGGGGTATTCCGCCCTGAACGTGGCCGGAGGCATGGACCAGTGGGTCGAGACCGGCCTGCCGCTGGTGTCCGACAACGGTCTCAAGCCGGTCATTCTGTAA
- the pheA gene encoding prephenate dehydratase, with the protein MSAPTLTYTFLGPEGTFTEAALMQVPGAADAVRIPSSNVNSALDKVRDGSADAAMVPIENSVEGGVTATLDAIATGQELRILREALVPISFVLVARPGVALGDIRRVSTHGHAWAQCRLWVDANIPNAEYIPGSSTAAAAMGLLLEDEPHYDAAICAPIVADEQPGLSVLAENIGDNPGAVTRFVLVGRPGELPARTGADKTTVVVPLPEDRPGALMEILDQFATRGVNLSRIESRPTGQYLGHYFFSIDADGHVADARVADALAGLHRISPATRFLGSYQRADGHRSNVAPHTSDQAFRAAHAWVKDILGSASATPVYTPGGSPTA; encoded by the coding sequence ATGTCCGCACCGACCCTCACGTACACCTTCCTCGGACCCGAGGGCACCTTCACCGAGGCGGCCCTGATGCAGGTGCCGGGCGCGGCGGACGCGGTCCGCATCCCGTCCTCAAATGTGAACTCGGCACTGGACAAGGTGCGGGACGGCTCCGCCGACGCCGCCATGGTGCCGATCGAGAACTCCGTCGAGGGCGGGGTCACAGCAACCCTTGACGCCATCGCCACGGGGCAGGAGCTCAGGATCCTCCGGGAAGCGCTGGTGCCGATCAGTTTTGTCCTGGTGGCCCGGCCGGGCGTGGCGCTCGGCGACATCCGGCGCGTCTCCACCCACGGCCATGCCTGGGCGCAGTGCCGGCTGTGGGTGGACGCTAACATTCCCAATGCGGAATACATCCCGGGATCGTCGACGGCGGCGGCCGCGATGGGCCTGCTCCTGGAGGACGAGCCGCACTATGACGCTGCCATCTGCGCCCCGATCGTGGCGGACGAGCAGCCGGGCCTGTCCGTGCTGGCGGAAAATATTGGCGACAACCCCGGCGCGGTCACCCGCTTCGTCCTTGTGGGCCGACCCGGTGAACTTCCCGCCCGTACCGGCGCAGACAAGACCACGGTCGTGGTCCCCCTGCCCGAGGACCGGCCGGGTGCACTGATGGAGATTCTGGACCAGTTCGCCACCCGCGGCGTGAACCTCAGCCGGATCGAATCGCGGCCCACCGGCCAGTATCTGGGCCACTACTTCTTCAGCATCGACGCCGACGGCCACGTTGCCGATGCCCGGGTGGCGGACGCGCTCGCGGGCCTGCACCGGATCAGCCCGGCCACCCGCTTCCTGGGTTCCTACCAGCGTGCCGACGGCCACCGGAGCAATGTTGCGCCGCATACCTCTGACCAGGCATTCCGGGCTGCGCATGCTTGGGTGAAAGACATACTGGGCAGTGCATCAGCGACGCCGGTATATACCCCCGGGGGTTCGCCCACAGCGTAG
- a CDS encoding diacylglycerol kinase family protein has protein sequence MRDWLIYLVIAGVLAFAVSSWWGVRRLRAKHTRSAVWEQTHSPGLGRQKVAVVLNPIKARSAEARTVIESACAAAGWEPPRFFETTAEDPGFSQTRAAVDYGADVVLAGGGDGTVRVVAEVLAGTDTAMGLVPLGTGNLLARNVHLEVNDLAGNVQAALFGHQRFIDTARMTVENSRTGESSEHTFLVIAGIGMDAEVVSDTNDGLKKAVGWLAYTEAGVRHLPGRRKKVSIALDDQPEQTRKIRSVLFANCGLVPGGIDFIPQAMIDDGMLDVVVMSPRSAIGWLAMYTKIVLKHKRDLPVMTYYRSGKITIRCSEPMPTQVDGDPSGEATKVTVQIAPGSLLVRVKDGAEGV, from the coding sequence ATGCGTGACTGGCTGATCTACCTTGTCATCGCTGGGGTCCTGGCGTTTGCCGTCTCCAGCTGGTGGGGGGTGCGCAGGTTGCGGGCCAAGCACACCCGCAGCGCCGTGTGGGAACAAACCCACAGTCCAGGCCTGGGGCGGCAGAAGGTCGCCGTGGTCCTGAATCCGATCAAGGCGCGGTCCGCGGAGGCCCGGACGGTGATCGAGTCCGCCTGCGCTGCGGCAGGCTGGGAGCCGCCCCGGTTCTTCGAGACAACTGCGGAGGACCCGGGATTTTCGCAGACCCGGGCGGCAGTGGACTATGGGGCCGACGTCGTACTGGCCGGCGGCGGGGACGGCACCGTGCGTGTCGTGGCCGAGGTCCTCGCCGGGACGGACACCGCGATGGGCCTGGTTCCGCTCGGCACCGGCAATCTCCTGGCCCGCAATGTGCACCTGGAGGTCAACGACCTCGCCGGCAATGTGCAGGCGGCCCTCTTCGGGCACCAGCGGTTCATTGATACGGCGCGGATGACGGTGGAGAATTCGCGCACCGGCGAATCATCCGAACACACGTTCCTGGTGATTGCCGGCATCGGCATGGACGCCGAGGTGGTCAGTGACACGAACGACGGCCTGAAGAAAGCCGTTGGCTGGCTGGCGTACACGGAGGCCGGCGTCCGGCACCTGCCTGGGCGCCGCAAGAAGGTCTCCATCGCGCTGGATGACCAGCCGGAACAGACCCGCAAGATCCGCAGCGTGCTGTTCGCGAACTGCGGCCTGGTTCCCGGCGGAATCGATTTCATCCCGCAGGCCATGATCGATGACGGAATGCTCGACGTCGTGGTGATGAGTCCCCGCAGCGCAATCGGCTGGCTGGCCATGTACACAAAGATTGTCCTGAAGCACAAGCGGGACCTGCCCGTCATGACGTACTACCGGTCGGGCAAGATCACGATCCGGTGCTCCGAACCCATGCCCACCCAGGTCGACGGCGATCCTTCGGGCGAGGCTACCAAGGTCACCGTCCAGATCGCCCCCGGTTCCCTGCTGGTCCGGGTCAAGGACGGGGCGGAAGGCGTCTAG